A single region of the Neodiprion pinetum isolate iyNeoPine1 chromosome 5, iyNeoPine1.2, whole genome shotgun sequence genome encodes:
- the gudu gene encoding armadillo repeat-containing protein gudu isoform X1 — translation MPKKKKPIEEPPAPTEPEPELPLELDTPPGKTLVSAMTGEPFGPRIRYIDENAEAESSDDEPESESDNEGRFLKDDLKSGVPSEFWHIQKLIKYMKAGNQTATMVSLCLLKDHELTSMVIQHLIQDMGGLEVLVNLLETRDIKCQLGSLSVLLQLATSSDMRKALIDLDIVTPLINILKHPARDLQVMAAETMANIAMMRKARKQIRIRNGIPLILDIMDVPDSVLQRPLEELKEDECELVAVAIGCAKALDSLSSSPKIKEDLRRQGVVFHMARFLRSCHTQLIIPTMGAVQQCADLKAFRIAFEQMGIITDIIRHIEDKNVKLKENCALAIHKCADNKLTRDMVREAGGLDPLCKLAQSDDVRSNKRLLAAVTGGIWKCAMSPENISRFNQNNLVASLVPLLEEHEDEDVLTSVVGALSECCKHPENRDILRTSGGLPKLIRLLSSTYEPLLKNIPLVLKECAKDEQCMDIINDPDHTLDGVRLIWSLLKHPNNVIKKNSCYALVPCIKYAKDSPEMVRAFVGGLELTVSLLESEDVDVLSAACATIAQIATDPENLGILTDHGVVKMLADLVDTENESLRANLALAIAYCCEWEKNNYEFGRLNAVAPLVNYMTSKSPEVLKGVTIAFCHFSKEPLNCITMHTCGVVKHVLRMVGSKDPEVQVAAATTIRNIRKLALTAEKFHYGEISSLYDINYQN, via the exons atgccaaagaagaagaagccaATTGAGGAACCACCAGCTCCTACCga GCCAGAGCCGGAATTGCCTTTGGAGTTAGACACTCCACCAGGAAAGACGCTCGTCTCCGCAATGACTGGCGAACCATTTGGACCCAGAATTCGTTACATTGACGAAAACGCTGAAGCGGAAAGCTCCGACGATGAGCCAGAGTCCGAAAGCGATAACGAGGGGAGATTTTTAAAGGATGACCTAAAGTCCGGTGTGCCATCAGAGTTTTGGCACATTCAGAAGCTGATAAAGTACATGAAAGCCGGAAATCAAACAGCCACAATGGTTTCCCTCTGCCTACTAAAGGACCACGAACTCACCTCAATG GTGATACAGCACCTCATACAAGATATGGGGGGTTTGGAAGTTCTGGTAAACCTTCTGGAAACTCGTGATATAAAGTGTCAACTTGGGTCGTTATCTGTGCTGTTACAACTAGCTACTAGCTCGGATATGAGGAAGGCTTTAATTGATCTTGACATCGTCACCCCTCTTATAAACATCTTGAAGCATCCAGCAAGGGATTTGCAGGTGATGGCTGCCGAAACTATGGCAAATATTGCTATGATGAGGAAAGCTAGAAAACAAATACGGATCCGTAACGGTATACCTTTGATT TTGGACATTATGGATGTGCCGGATTCTGTGCTACAAAGACCTCTCGAGGAGCTGAAAGAAGATGAGTGCGAGCTTGTCGCCGTAGCAATCGGATGTGCGAAGGCACTCGATTCTTTGAGTAGTAGTCCGAAGATCAAAGAAGATCTACGAAGACAAGGGGTCGTCTTTCACATGGCTCGCTTCTTGCGCTCTTGCCATACGCAATTGATTATTCCTACGATGGGAGCTGTACAGCAGTGTGCCGACTTG AAAGCATTCAGAATAGCCTTCGAACAGATGGGCATAATAACGGACATTATTCGTCACATAGaagataaaaatgtgaaattgaaagaaaactgTGCATTGGCGATACACAAGTGCGCTGATAATAAATTGACTCGTGACATGGTCCGTGAGGCTGGTGGATTAGACCCTTTGTGCAAGTTGGCACAAAGCGATGATGTAAGGAGTAACAAGCGCCTGCTGGCTGCAGTGACAGGGGGCATTTGGAAATGCGCCATGAGCCCGGAGAACATAAGTAGATTCAATCAAAACAATTTAGTTGCATCACTTGTACCGCTGCTGGAAGAACATGAGGATGAAGATGTTTTGACAAGTGTTGTCGGTGCGCTATCCGAGTGTTGCAAGCATCCAGAGAACAGAGATATACTGAGGACATCGGGGGGCCTCCccaaattg ATCCGGCTATTGAGCTCAACGTACGAGCCGTTACTGAAGAACATACCTTTGGTGCTCAAAGAATGTGCCAAGGACGAGCAATGCATGGACATTATAAATGATCCTGACCACACATTGGACGGCGTACGTTTGATCTGGTCCCTACTCAAGCATCCCAACAATGTCATCAAGAAGAACTCATGTTATGCTTTAGTACCTTGCATAAAATATGCCAAGGACTCACCTGAAATGGTAAGAGCATTTGTCGGTGGTTTGGAGCTTACGGTTAGCCTATTGGAGTCTGAGGATGTGGACGTTTTAAGTGCTGCTTGTGCTACTATTGCTCAAATTGCTACAGATCCTGAAAATTTGGGCATATTAACGGATCATGGTGTTGTCAAGATGCTGGCTGATCTTGTAGACACT GAAAATGAAAGTCTGAGAGCTAATTTGGCACTGGCCATTGCATACTGTTGTGAATGGGAGAAGAATAACTATGAGTTTGGTCGCTTGAATGCCGTAGCTCCATTGGTAAACTATATGACTAGCAAAAGTCCAGAAGTTCTCAAGGGGGTCACAATTGCATTTTGCCACTTTAGCAAAGAACCGCTCAATTGCATCACAATGCATACTTGTGGAGTTGTCAAG CATGTTTTGCGGATGGTCGGATCTAAAGATCCAGAGGTTCAAGTGGCGGCGGCTACAACTATACGAAATATTAGAAAGCTAGCATTGACTGCAGAAAAGTTCCACTATGGGGAAAT AAGTTCGCTGTATGATATAAACTATCAGAATTAA
- the LOC124218666 gene encoding receptor expression-enhancing protein 5 isoform X1, translating to MARIAVIKESLDKALRDESKPWTNVFAIAEQKIGIDRLYIFLASVGFLAVYLVVGIGQQLVCNIIGFLYPAYCSMKALESPQKDDDTKWLTYWVVFAVFTIIEFFADYIVFWLPIYWLIKCLFYVWLMVPIEYNGSLIIYRRVIRPKFLQYQPNLDAMISNARNSAVKMAADVLTNEKKD from the exons ATGGCCAGAATAGCAGTGATAAAAGAATCGTTGGATAAAGCATTGCGAGATGAAAGCAAACCGTGGACAAATGTTTTCGCAATTGCTGAACAAAAGATCGGGATAGACCGGCTTTACATTTTTCTAG CATCTGTGGGATTTCTCGCAGTTTATTTGGTAGTGGGGATAGGCCAGCAGTTGGTCTGCAATATTATCGGATTCTTGTACCCGGCTTATTGCTCCATGAAAGCTCTGGAAAGTCCCCAAAAAGATGACGATACAAAATGGCTAACTTACTGGGTTGTATTTGCAGTTTTCACCATCATCGAATTTTTTGCTGATTATATCGTATTTTGGCTTCCAATTTACTGGCTAATCAAG tgCCTTTTCTATGTTTGGCTTATGGTGCCAATCGAATATAATGGATCTTTAATCATTTACCGCCGAGTCATTCGTCCCAAATTCTTACAATACCAACCAAATCTCGATGCTATGATTTCCAACGCTCGCAATTCTg CGGTGAAAATGGCAGCGGATGTTCTCACAAATGAGAAGAAAGATTAA
- the LOC124218668 gene encoding BAG family molecular chaperone regulator 2, which translates to MDNKQRDRLVSILDQVEARVEELRREAWELEEKKENLLSTLDALQNNESVFELVTEEREEIMRSVERLWVRTSTVEILIETQRNTDQEESLHKVNDLIDSLVIQLQEDPQATRERCRRFMSACTSHGPEYSEQVFESAILGCTLDDQKRIKKRLQGLLDYISKMHTI; encoded by the exons ATGGACAACAAACAGAGAGATAGGTTAGTCAGTATCCTCGATCAGGTCGAGGCTCGTGTTGAGGAGTTGAGAAGAGAAGCGTGGGAGCTtgaggaaaagaaagagaactTATTAAGCACGTTGGACGCGCTTCAAAACAACGAAAGTGTATTTGAATTAGTGACCG AGGAGAGAGAAGAAATCATGAGATCGGTGGAGAGGTTGTGGGTGCGGACCTCGACAGTTGAAATCCTCATTGAAACTCAGCGAAATACAGATCAAGAAGAATCTCTGCACAAG GTAAATGATTTGATCGACAGCTTGGTCATCCAATTGCAAGAAGATCCCCAGGCTACACGAGAGCGATGTAGGAGGTTCATGAGTGCTTGTACTTCCCATGGTCCGGAATATTCAGAACAAGTTTTCGAGTCTGCCATTTTAGGTTGTACTTTAGATGATCAAAAGCGTATCAAAAAAAGACTGCAGGGGCTGCTAGATTACATTAGTAAGATGCatacaatataa
- the LOC124218666 gene encoding receptor expression-enhancing protein 5 isoform X2: MAGVARKESVESMDSERNLFHNNLSEKDFFTVIKYASVGFLAVYLVVGIGQQLVCNIIGFLYPAYCSMKALESPQKDDDTKWLTYWVVFAVFTIIEFFADYIVFWLPIYWLIKCLFYVWLMVPIEYNGSLIIYRRVIRPKFLQYQPNLDAMISNARNSAVKMAADVLTNEKKD, encoded by the exons ATGGCAGGTGTGGCTCGTAAAGAAAGTGTTGAAAGTATGGATAGTGAACGGAATTTGTTTCATAATAATCTATCCGAAAAAGATTTCTTCACAGTAATTAAATATG CATCTGTGGGATTTCTCGCAGTTTATTTGGTAGTGGGGATAGGCCAGCAGTTGGTCTGCAATATTATCGGATTCTTGTACCCGGCTTATTGCTCCATGAAAGCTCTGGAAAGTCCCCAAAAAGATGACGATACAAAATGGCTAACTTACTGGGTTGTATTTGCAGTTTTCACCATCATCGAATTTTTTGCTGATTATATCGTATTTTGGCTTCCAATTTACTGGCTAATCAAG tgCCTTTTCTATGTTTGGCTTATGGTGCCAATCGAATATAATGGATCTTTAATCATTTACCGCCGAGTCATTCGTCCCAAATTCTTACAATACCAACCAAATCTCGATGCTATGATTTCCAACGCTCGCAATTCTg CGGTGAAAATGGCAGCGGATGTTCTCACAAATGAGAAGAAAGATTAA
- the gudu gene encoding armadillo repeat-containing protein gudu isoform X2, whose amino-acid sequence MPKKKKPIEEPPAPTEPEPELPLELDTPPGKTLVSAMTGEPFGPRIRYIDENAEAESSDDEPESESDNEGRFLKDDLKSGVPSEFWHIQKLIKYMKAGNQTATMVSLCLLKDHELTSMVIQHLIQDMGGLEVLVNLLETRDIKCQLGSLSVLLQLATSSDMRKALIDLDIVTPLINILKHPARDLQVMAAETMANIAMMRKARKQIRIRNGIPLILDIMDVPDSVLQRPLEELKEDECELVAVAIGCAKALDSLSSSPKIKEDLRRQGVVFHMARFLRSCHTQLIIPTMGAVQQCADLKAFRIAFEQMGIITDIIRHIEDKNVKLKENCALAIHKCADNKLTRDMVREAGGLDPLCKLAQSDDVRSNKRLLAAVTGGIWKCAMSPENISRFNQNNLVASLVPLLEEHEDEDVLTSVVGALSECCKHPENRDILRTSGGLPKLIRLLSSTYEPLLKNIPLVLKECAKDEQCMDIINDPDHTLDGVRLIWSLLKHPNNVIKKNSCYALVPCIKYAKDSPEMHVLRMVGSKDPEVQVAAATTIRNIRKLALTAEKFHYGEISSLYDINYQN is encoded by the exons atgccaaagaagaagaagccaATTGAGGAACCACCAGCTCCTACCga GCCAGAGCCGGAATTGCCTTTGGAGTTAGACACTCCACCAGGAAAGACGCTCGTCTCCGCAATGACTGGCGAACCATTTGGACCCAGAATTCGTTACATTGACGAAAACGCTGAAGCGGAAAGCTCCGACGATGAGCCAGAGTCCGAAAGCGATAACGAGGGGAGATTTTTAAAGGATGACCTAAAGTCCGGTGTGCCATCAGAGTTTTGGCACATTCAGAAGCTGATAAAGTACATGAAAGCCGGAAATCAAACAGCCACAATGGTTTCCCTCTGCCTACTAAAGGACCACGAACTCACCTCAATG GTGATACAGCACCTCATACAAGATATGGGGGGTTTGGAAGTTCTGGTAAACCTTCTGGAAACTCGTGATATAAAGTGTCAACTTGGGTCGTTATCTGTGCTGTTACAACTAGCTACTAGCTCGGATATGAGGAAGGCTTTAATTGATCTTGACATCGTCACCCCTCTTATAAACATCTTGAAGCATCCAGCAAGGGATTTGCAGGTGATGGCTGCCGAAACTATGGCAAATATTGCTATGATGAGGAAAGCTAGAAAACAAATACGGATCCGTAACGGTATACCTTTGATT TTGGACATTATGGATGTGCCGGATTCTGTGCTACAAAGACCTCTCGAGGAGCTGAAAGAAGATGAGTGCGAGCTTGTCGCCGTAGCAATCGGATGTGCGAAGGCACTCGATTCTTTGAGTAGTAGTCCGAAGATCAAAGAAGATCTACGAAGACAAGGGGTCGTCTTTCACATGGCTCGCTTCTTGCGCTCTTGCCATACGCAATTGATTATTCCTACGATGGGAGCTGTACAGCAGTGTGCCGACTTG AAAGCATTCAGAATAGCCTTCGAACAGATGGGCATAATAACGGACATTATTCGTCACATAGaagataaaaatgtgaaattgaaagaaaactgTGCATTGGCGATACACAAGTGCGCTGATAATAAATTGACTCGTGACATGGTCCGTGAGGCTGGTGGATTAGACCCTTTGTGCAAGTTGGCACAAAGCGATGATGTAAGGAGTAACAAGCGCCTGCTGGCTGCAGTGACAGGGGGCATTTGGAAATGCGCCATGAGCCCGGAGAACATAAGTAGATTCAATCAAAACAATTTAGTTGCATCACTTGTACCGCTGCTGGAAGAACATGAGGATGAAGATGTTTTGACAAGTGTTGTCGGTGCGCTATCCGAGTGTTGCAAGCATCCAGAGAACAGAGATATACTGAGGACATCGGGGGGCCTCCccaaattg ATCCGGCTATTGAGCTCAACGTACGAGCCGTTACTGAAGAACATACCTTTGGTGCTCAAAGAATGTGCCAAGGACGAGCAATGCATGGACATTATAAATGATCCTGACCACACATTGGACGGCGTACGTTTGATCTGGTCCCTACTCAAGCATCCCAACAATGTCATCAAGAAGAACTCATGTTATGCTTTAGTACCTTGCATAAAATATGCCAAGGACTCACCTGAAATG CATGTTTTGCGGATGGTCGGATCTAAAGATCCAGAGGTTCAAGTGGCGGCGGCTACAACTATACGAAATATTAGAAAGCTAGCATTGACTGCAGAAAAGTTCCACTATGGGGAAAT AAGTTCGCTGTATGATATAAACTATCAGAATTAA
- the LOC124219298 gene encoding uncharacterized protein: MAGEDAEICGFLDAKLPGNRGMTQRVRKRSLAPWKVWRRHWCSVRKLGPGLGIEVRLDCGISSGGATVPKDRDNAIKIPTDAIICRTESRSKQFAFGIFPPSERKPLLYLCGNSETESQRWMANLRQVLKPRRHRFMEGMFHVSMVDNAHSRGAGLTGLHGDLVASRLGVFVKDVNSGEIKESLEWKELSQFHLPAAGRPEDVKRICVIHTSKEFRGGVGELHLFCFEAVRLLQDFLTQGRGPRHKHLNERPLSLSEGDLRISIHNDGDSGTCPVLKSKVASSLISAGLGLLLSTRSGSEAKLLDDISENKILGNVSRSKINICTRAVDNVYQPEPASIPNIGSSLEELEEPCPRRVSNISVASGIYEEIMDEIDPSRTIKMPFNLYEDPEELLFGPCGPRQPPPPLPPRQRCGSGSTRNGSISDDGLDSEGGTRSATPSTQEDTTPTPTPEDKTNTNHTPIDNAEYVPMSPRLKDIMQQDQNPAQEDFYMIMR, encoded by the exons ATGGCTGGCGAAGATGCAGAGATCTGTGGATTTCTGGATGCCAAACTACCTGGCAACAGAGGAATGACCCAAAGAGTAAGAAAACGTTCTCTAGCACCTTGGAAAGTCTGGAGACGTCATTGGTGTTCGGTGAGAAAATTGGGTCCGGGTCTTGGAATAGAAGTTAGATTAGACTGCGGTATAAGTAGCGGCGGAGCTACGGTACCCAAGGATCGTGATAACGCGATAAAAATACCGACAGATGCTATTATCTGTCGTACAGAATCCAGGTCCAAACAGTTTGCATTCGGTATTTTTCCTCCGAGCGAAAGAAAACCTCTTCTATATCTGTGTGGGAATTCTGAAACTGAAAGTCAACGCTGGATGGCAAATCTTAGGCAGGTACTTAAGCCCAGAAGACATCGTTTCATGGAAGGCATGTTCCATGTTTCAATGGTCGATAATGCACATTCAAGAGGTGCAGGTCTCACAG GGCTTCATGGCGATCTCGTAGCCAGTCGTTTGGGCGTTTTCGTCAAGGACGTCAATTCcggagaaataaaagaaagctTGGAATGGAAAGAGTTGAGTCAATTTCATCTTCCAGCCGCAGGTCGACCAGAAGATGTGAAACGAATTTGTGTGATTCACACATCCAAAGAGTTTCGTGGAGGCGTTGGCGAATTGCATTTGTTCTGCTTTGAAGCCGTAAGATTGCTCCAGGACTTTTTAACGCAGGGAAGAGGACCACGACACAAGCATCTAAATGAAAGGCCTTTAAGTCTTAGTGAAGGAGACTTAAGAATTTCCATTCACAATGATGGGGACTCTGGTACTTGTCCTGTATTGAAATCCAAAGTTGCATCCAGTTTGATAAGTGCTGGCTTGGGTTTGTTACTGTCGACAAGATCTGGTAGCGAGGCAAAGTTATTAGATGACATATCAGAGAACAAAATTTTGGGAAACGTATCCCgttcaaaaataaacatatGTACCCGAGCTGTCGACAATGTCTATCAACCAGAACCAGCCAGTATTCCAAACATTGGATCAAGTCTGGAAGAACTAGAAGAACCTTGCCCGAGAAGAGTTTCTAACATCTCAGTTGCTTCGGGTATCTATGAAGAGATTATGGATGAGATTGATCCATCGAGGACTataaaaatgccatttaatttgtACGAAGACCCGGAGGAACTACTTTTTGGGCCTTGTGGCCCCAGACAACCCCCTCCACCTTTACCTCCGAGACAACGCTGTGGATCTGGATCCACCCGCAATGGAAG CATAAGTGACGATGGTCTAGATTCGGAAGGTGGAACGAGATCAGCTACGCCTAGTACTCAAGAGGATACCACACCAACACCAACGCCAGAGGATAAAACAAATACTAACCATACACCAATTGATAATGCTGAGTATGTTCCGATGTCTCCACGCCTAAAAGATATCATGCAACAAGACCAAAATCCTGCTCAGGAAGATTTTTATATGATAATGCGCTGA